In Leguminivora glycinivorella isolate SPB_JAAS2020 chromosome 19, LegGlyc_1.1, whole genome shotgun sequence, a single genomic region encodes these proteins:
- the LOC125236720 gene encoding uncharacterized protein LOC125236720: MGSLPDLTERSRPASVRTAARTVSDPHRHHAIKQRSHDSLPDLTERSRPASVRTAARTVSDPHRHHAIKQVPVSTIYKKEWLWKKPKSSRTPTIPTSSRRRDSVASSVGAASVRRLIARQPPKIPKPVVQRFTLLCVASGLCATALLPFTAFAGAEAGAMPLAIMHTVAALVAPFSPLILQKTGTRVVITVAHVLVCVLLTAHTAATPLSVLLPLYGACGFALSPMSLALCASATTLAQAAGDECRRKIALRRALRALRAAQDLGLVFGSLLLGGALLIWPEDMSPALFTAVPTNATVPGWPPPDDSYFPDEDYEEQTCGAAGCPDVQSLSGTTLTSDGRRALVAVWALLALVAIGLGVYGATSAPAPPPDARSIVRDPRALLSFPMGLFIGLQQGFIYTSYIKWYGVCVGGWTCAWRALCGAGCLQALAAATLSMAAARGRRGALAAGGAAAHASLMLALLRWRAARTDLALPAVAAAAWGACAALWDVLQSGICIGGPGWRGPWSLTLAARHAGLALACAARHLICARFQIVALASALVAALVSQVALELRLRPTEAQRHRS; the protein is encoded by the exons ATGGGCAGCCTGCCAGACTTGACGGAGCGGTCACGGCCAGCGTCCGTGCGCACTGCAGCCCGCACCGTCTCTGACCCGCACAGACACCATGCCATCAAACAG CGCTCGCATGACAGCCTGCCAGACTTGACGGAGCGGTCGCGGCCAGCGTCCGTGCGCACTGCAGCCCGCACCGTCTCTGACCCGCACAGACACCATGCCATCAAACAG GTTCCCGTGAGCACAATATACAAGAAAGAATGGCTTTGGAAGAAGCCGAAATCTTCGAGAACGCCGACCATCCCCACGTCGTCCCGCCGCCGAGACTCCGTGGCGTCCTCCGTCGGCGCTGCCTCGGTCCGCCGTCTCATCGCCCGCCAGCCCCCGAAGATACCAAAACCCGTCGTCCAACGATTCACACTACTCTGTGTAGCCAGTGGCCTTTGCGCCACCGCCCTTCTACCATTTACTGCCTTCGCTGGCGCAGAAGCAGGAGCTATGCCACTTGCAATCATGCATACTGTGGCAGCTTTAGTAGCACCGTTTTCCCCTCTAATTCTTCAAAAGACTGGGACTAGAGTAGTCATTACAGTAGCACACGTTCTAGTGTGCGTTTTGTTGACAGCTCATACGGCTGCTACTCCGTTGTCTGTGTTACTTCCTCTTTATGGTGCTTGTGGATTCGCGTTGTCTCCGATGTCGCTTGCGCTGTGTGCGTCGGCGACTACGTTAGCTCAGGCGGCAGGCGATGAGTGCAGACGGAAGATAGCTTTGAGAAGAGCGTTGAGGGCGCTTCGAGCGGCGCAGGATCTAGGGCTGGTGTTTGGATCGCTGCTGCTGGGAGGAGCGCTCCTGATTTGGCCTGAAGACATGTCGCCGGCGCTGTTCACGGCGGTGCCAACGAACGCGACGGTGCCGGGGTGGCCGCCGCCTGATGACTCGTATTTTCCGGATGAAGATTATGAG GAGCAAACCTGCGGAGCAGCGGGCTGCCCCGACGTCCAATCCCTCTCCGGGACCACTCTCACCTCCGACGGTCGCCGGGCACTAGTCGCCGTCTGGGCGCTCCTCGCGTTAGTCGCCATCGGCCTTGGCGTGTATGGCGCCACATCGGcaccagcgccaccgcctgatGCGAGGTCTATTGTGCGAGACCCGAGGGCGCTGCTTAGCTTCCCTATGGGGTTGTTCATTGGACTACAACAGGGATTTATTTATACGTCTTATATTAAG TGGTATGGCGTCTGCGTCGGCGGTTGGACCTGCGCGTGGCGTGCGCTCTGCGGCGCTGGTTGCCTCCAAGCCCTCGCAGCCGCGACGCTAAGCATGGCGGCCGCGCGAGGCAGGCGAGGTGCGTTAGCCGCGGGAGGCGCCGCAGCACATGCCTCGCTGATGCTCGCACTGTTAAG gTGGAGAGCAGCCAGGACTGATCTGGCATTGCCTGCCGTGGCCGCTGCGGCGTGGGGCGCCTGTGCTGCGTTGTGGGATGTTCTACAG TCGGGCATCTGCATCGGCGGTCCAGGCTGGCGCGGGCCCTGGTCGTTGACCCTCGCGGCGCGCCACGCCGGGCTCGCCCTAGCATGCGCCGCGCGGCATCTCATCTGCGCGCGATTCCAAATTGTCGCGCTGGCGAGCGCGCTCGTTGCCGCCCTGGTTAGCCAAGTGGCGTTGGAACTGCGATTGCGACCCACAGAGGCGCAGAGGCATAG GTCCTAG